A region from the Corynebacterium halotolerans YIM 70093 = DSM 44683 genome encodes:
- a CDS encoding Fur family transcriptional regulator: MSTVQSGVPKLGARNTRQRTAIVNVLQELDTFASAKTIHQALQEREIKVGLTTVYRTLQSLAEIKAVDVLHTTAGESLYRHCLSEHHHHHLVCTECGRTEEIDGGPVEAWARTVAEAHGFSLTGHDAEVFGLCAECRGERED, translated from the coding sequence ATGTCCACCGTCCAGTCCGGCGTGCCGAAGCTCGGGGCACGCAACACCCGCCAGCGCACGGCGATCGTCAACGTGCTGCAGGAGCTCGACACCTTCGCCTCCGCGAAGACCATCCACCAGGCCCTGCAGGAACGCGAGATCAAGGTCGGCCTGACCACGGTCTACCGCACCCTCCAGTCGCTGGCGGAGATCAAGGCCGTCGACGTGCTGCACACCACCGCCGGCGAATCCCTCTACCGCCACTGCCTGTCCGAACACCACCACCATCACCTGGTGTGCACCGAGTGCGGCCGCACCGAGGAGATCGACGGCGGCCCCGTCGAGGCGTGGGCCCGCACCGTCGCCGAGGCCCACGGCTTCTCCCTGACCGGCCACGACGCCGAGGTCTTCGGGCTGTGCGCCGAGTGCCGGGGTGAACGCGAGGACTAG
- a CDS encoding DUF6414 family protein, giving the protein MSFFRNPIYLDRDTLVPLSNFHGIDVSTDIELTVRDQSSKNGSMEGKAQIPWVSGRGERGTGEETEVTESRRIESHPVSAFNKLVDELEKKDEVLNHFDFGTGISKRQLVEVEREWELSPSNEVGGLLSRLIELFIADPSLLNEERPNNEVIASMLSPQTAKKGQIVLQAVLEDEDAPQVLALLNAGHMVAGNDIDNLENELAIFGQVERVVGENRSFSLEKFYLSGLNRTMRRAISSDQLLAGVAKMTGRNVDRSDLEMTGPLIVVKAMAAY; this is encoded by the coding sequence GTGAGCTTTTTCCGAAACCCAATCTATCTTGACCGTGACACCTTGGTGCCGCTTTCCAACTTTCATGGCATTGACGTCTCCACTGATATCGAACTCACTGTCCGTGATCAATCGTCCAAGAACGGAAGCATGGAGGGGAAAGCCCAAATCCCATGGGTAAGTGGGCGGGGCGAGCGGGGAACCGGAGAAGAGACCGAGGTGACGGAATCTCGCAGAATCGAAAGCCACCCAGTCAGCGCCTTCAACAAGCTGGTTGACGAGCTAGAGAAGAAGGATGAGGTTCTCAATCACTTTGATTTCGGGACAGGGATATCGAAACGACAGCTGGTCGAAGTAGAGCGCGAGTGGGAATTATCACCTTCGAACGAAGTCGGCGGTCTTCTAAGCCGACTCATTGAGCTGTTCATTGCAGATCCTTCATTGCTGAATGAAGAACGACCTAATAATGAGGTGATAGCGAGCATGTTGTCTCCGCAAACAGCGAAAAAGGGCCAAATAGTGCTTCAAGCTGTACTCGAAGATGAGGACGCCCCGCAGGTATTAGCTCTTTTGAACGCTGGTCATATGGTAGCGGGTAACGACATCGATAATCTAGAAAATGAACTTGCCATCTTTGGGCAAGTTGAACGAGTTGTTGGGGAAAACCGCTCCTTCTCGCTAGAGAAGTTCTACTTGTCGGGCCTCAACCGAACCATGAGAAGAGCGATTTCGAGTGACCAACTTTTGGCAGGGGTCGCTAAAATGACCGGGCGGAACGTTGATAGGTCTGATCTTGAGATGACGGGACCTTTGATTGTCGTGAAAGCGATGGCGGCGTATTAG
- a CDS encoding TPM domain-containing protein gives MLRFFPRPATLAAPAFLAVAGAAGLAPAALAVEPDAVVAQGTAVGGTIAPGLLTDPVTDHSGVLNANERSAIEDKIQQFKMDNQKSIFVVYLSSFGGMTPEAWTEAAVQANGGGNTAVLAVATEDRQFGIYGGNQWSDAELDDMYDAAYSELLETDWAGTAEATIDAAASSGEMSGASVAWLGGGAAAIAVAGGGIWAYSRRKRKQTSREILEDSRGIDPGDTRRLTGLPMETLEQLAQEELVSTDESIRRGREELDLAVAEFGPERTRSFTRAMNHSTTTLQRAFQLQQRLNDSIPESDTERRAMLVEIISTCGQADDALDAEAADFAEMRNLLLTASTRLDELTQRTIDLRARLPLAADQLRSLESQYSTEVLTTIEDNVAMAEKSLDEAEKTLDTARELEAKPAGQQGGLVGAIRDSEHAVEMADRLLVAVEHADQNIRAAKAGLDELIAEVEDEIREAGELKRQGTSQGASADWETLDEVVGRAINTVTRSKDIASSDPLGAYTALTDVDAELDEQLDRVRETTADQARRLQLLDQQLRSAQATIQAAEDLISARGRVVGARARTHLADAQRLHAHALNQRTADTRGATDLARQATQSAQRASRQAQSDVDDYRRRHDFGGRGGGSATGAFVTGMVINSLLSGGGRGGFGGGFGGGFGGGGGFGGGGGGGFRGGSF, from the coding sequence ATGCTGCGCTTTTTTCCCCGTCCCGCCACCCTGGCCGCCCCGGCTTTCCTCGCCGTCGCGGGGGCCGCCGGACTCGCGCCCGCCGCGCTCGCCGTGGAGCCGGACGCGGTGGTGGCGCAGGGCACGGCCGTGGGCGGGACCATCGCACCCGGGCTGCTCACCGACCCGGTCACCGACCACTCCGGGGTGCTCAACGCGAATGAACGCTCCGCCATCGAGGACAAGATCCAGCAGTTCAAGATGGACAACCAGAAGTCCATCTTCGTGGTCTACCTGTCCAGCTTCGGCGGGATGACGCCGGAGGCGTGGACCGAGGCGGCCGTACAGGCCAACGGCGGCGGCAACACCGCCGTGCTCGCCGTGGCCACCGAGGACCGCCAGTTCGGCATCTACGGCGGCAACCAGTGGTCCGACGCCGAGCTCGACGACATGTACGACGCCGCCTACTCCGAGCTGCTCGAGACCGACTGGGCCGGCACCGCCGAGGCGACGATCGACGCCGCCGCCTCCTCCGGCGAGATGTCCGGCGCGTCGGTGGCCTGGCTCGGTGGTGGCGCGGCCGCGATCGCGGTGGCCGGCGGCGGCATCTGGGCCTACTCGCGGCGGAAGCGGAAGCAGACCAGCCGGGAGATCCTCGAGGACTCCCGCGGCATCGACCCGGGCGACACCCGGCGGCTCACGGGCCTGCCCATGGAGACCCTCGAGCAGCTCGCCCAGGAGGAACTCGTCTCCACCGACGAATCCATCCGCCGCGGCCGGGAGGAGCTCGACCTGGCCGTCGCCGAGTTCGGGCCCGAGCGCACCCGCAGCTTCACCCGCGCGATGAACCACTCCACCACCACCCTGCAGAGGGCCTTCCAGCTCCAGCAGCGGCTCAACGACTCCATCCCGGAGTCCGACACCGAGCGCCGCGCCATGCTCGTGGAGATCATCTCCACCTGCGGGCAGGCCGACGACGCCCTCGACGCCGAAGCCGCCGACTTCGCCGAGATGCGCAACCTCCTGCTCACCGCCTCCACCAGGCTGGACGAGCTGACCCAGCGCACCATCGACCTGCGGGCCCGGCTGCCCCTGGCCGCCGACCAGCTGAGGTCCCTGGAGTCCCAGTACTCCACCGAGGTGCTCACCACCATCGAGGACAACGTGGCCATGGCCGAGAAGTCCCTGGACGAGGCGGAGAAGACCCTCGACACCGCCCGCGAACTCGAGGCGAAGCCCGCCGGCCAGCAGGGCGGCCTGGTCGGCGCCATCCGCGACTCCGAGCACGCCGTCGAGATGGCCGACCGGCTGCTGGTGGCCGTCGAGCACGCCGACCAGAACATCCGCGCCGCCAAAGCCGGCCTCGACGAGCTCATCGCCGAGGTCGAGGACGAGATCCGGGAGGCCGGCGAGCTGAAGCGCCAGGGCACCTCCCAGGGCGCGTCGGCCGACTGGGAGACCCTGGACGAGGTGGTCGGCCGGGCGATCAACACCGTCACCCGCTCAAAGGACATCGCCTCCTCCGATCCCCTGGGCGCCTACACCGCCCTGACTGACGTGGACGCCGAGCTCGACGAGCAACTCGACCGCGTCCGTGAGACCACCGCCGATCAGGCCCGCCGCCTGCAGCTCCTCGACCAGCAGCTGCGCTCCGCGCAGGCCACCATCCAGGCCGCCGAAGACCTGATCTCTGCCCGCGGGCGCGTGGTCGGGGCCAGGGCCCGCACCCACCTGGCGGACGCGCAGCGCCTGCACGCCCACGCCCTGAACCAGCGCACCGCCGACACCCGCGGGGCCACCGACCTGGCACGTCAGGCCACCCAGTCCGCCCAGCGGGCCTCCCGGCAGGCCCAGTCGGACGTGGACGACTACCGCCGCCGCCACGACTTCGGGGGCCGCGGCGGCGGATCCGCCACCGGCGCATTCGTCACCGGCATGGTCATCAACTCGCTGCTCTCCGGCGGCGGCCGCGGTGGTTTCGGGGGCGGCTTCGGCGGAGGATTCGGAGGCGGCGGCGGGTTCGGTGGAGGCGGCGGTGGTGGCTTCCGGGGCGGGTCGTTCTAG
- a CDS encoding ArsR/SmtB family transcription factor, giving the protein MDPLPDLDTATKVIGALDSRLRMEIVLRLSDREHYVHELVVELGKSQPLISQHLRVLKKSGLVDSRRRGREMVYRLIQPVAPEIIELAAHTGVDRPGQLTTVTRIDVPAPPEEQIQRQAVAHTPAAAVAPDLEPQEPIPDPSPAPPKPQSPSDPG; this is encoded by the coding sequence ATGGACCCCCTTCCGGACCTCGACACCGCAACCAAAGTCATCGGCGCGCTCGATTCCCGGCTCCGGATGGAGATCGTCCTCCGGCTCTCGGACCGGGAGCACTACGTCCACGAGCTGGTCGTCGAGCTCGGCAAGTCCCAGCCCCTGATCAGCCAGCACCTGCGGGTGCTCAAGAAGTCCGGCCTCGTCGACTCCCGGCGCCGCGGCCGCGAGATGGTCTACCGGCTCATCCAGCCCGTGGCCCCCGAAATCATCGAACTCGCCGCGCACACGGGCGTGGACCGGCCCGGGCAGCTCACGACGGTCACCCGCATCGACGTCCCGGCTCCGCCCGAGGAGCAGATCCAGAGGCAGGCCGTGGCCCACACCCCGGCCGCGGCGGTAGCCCCGGACCTGGAGCCGCAGGAGCCCATCCCGGACCCCTCCCCCGCCCCGCCGAAACCGCAGTCCCCCTCCGACCCGGGCTGA
- a CDS encoding deoxyguanosinetriphosphate triphosphohydrolase, with protein sequence MYPYTSADAARLHDEAPKGSEFDHSRPDDRGAFSRDRARVLHSAALRRLADKTQVVGPRDGDTPRTRLTHSLEVAQISRSIGTGLGLDPDLSELAGLTHDIGHPPYGHNGERALDEVAADCGGFEGNAQTLRILTRLEPKIIGEGDRSFGLNLTRAALDAACKYPRTRTNADGSVNHKYGAYDADAHLLEWIRRGHDDAAPAMEAQTMDWSDDIAYSVHDVEDGIVSGRVTLDVLWDLVELAALAEKGARAFGGTPEELIDAAAGLRQLEVVSQAADFDASLRGYAALKRMTSELVGRYVGVTVDATVGAAESAGTPLGRANGRLVVPAQAQAEVKLLKTIAVLYVMDDPGHKARQDRQRDRIFRVFEYLTAGAPGTLDPVFRQWWHEAEDDAARQRVVVDQIASMTESRLERLAKRSADIAAFMG encoded by the coding sequence ATGTACCCCTACACCTCCGCTGACGCCGCCCGGCTCCACGACGAGGCGCCCAAGGGCAGCGAGTTCGACCACTCCCGGCCCGACGACCGCGGGGCGTTCTCCCGCGACCGGGCCCGGGTGCTGCATTCGGCGGCGCTGCGGCGGCTGGCGGACAAGACCCAGGTGGTCGGCCCCCGCGACGGCGACACCCCACGCACCCGGCTGACGCACTCGCTCGAGGTCGCGCAGATCTCCCGCAGCATCGGCACCGGACTGGGGCTGGACCCGGACCTGTCGGAGCTGGCCGGCCTGACCCATGACATCGGGCACCCGCCCTACGGGCACAACGGGGAGCGCGCGCTCGACGAGGTGGCCGCCGACTGCGGCGGCTTCGAGGGCAACGCCCAGACCCTGCGGATCCTCACCCGTCTGGAACCGAAGATCATCGGCGAGGGCGACAGGAGCTTCGGACTCAACCTCACCCGCGCGGCCCTCGACGCCGCGTGCAAGTACCCGCGCACCAGGACCAACGCCGACGGCAGCGTCAACCACAAGTACGGCGCCTACGACGCCGACGCCCACCTGCTGGAGTGGATCCGGCGCGGGCACGACGACGCGGCACCCGCCATGGAGGCGCAGACCATGGACTGGTCGGACGACATCGCCTACTCCGTCCACGACGTCGAGGACGGCATCGTCTCCGGGCGCGTGACCCTCGACGTGCTGTGGGACCTGGTGGAACTGGCCGCGCTCGCGGAGAAGGGCGCACGCGCCTTCGGCGGCACCCCGGAGGAACTCATCGACGCCGCCGCCGGCCTGCGCCAGCTCGAGGTGGTCAGCCAGGCGGCGGACTTCGACGCCTCCCTGCGCGGCTACGCCGCCCTGAAGCGGATGACCTCGGAACTGGTGGGCCGCTACGTCGGGGTGACCGTGGACGCCACCGTCGGCGCCGCCGAGAGCGCCGGGACCCCGTTGGGCCGGGCGAACGGCCGGCTGGTCGTCCCCGCCCAGGCACAGGCGGAGGTCAAGCTGCTCAAGACCATTGCGGTGCTCTACGTGATGGACGATCCCGGGCACAAGGCCCGCCAGGACCGGCAGCGCGACCGGATCTTCCGCGTCTTCGAGTACCTGACCGCCGGTGCACCGGGCACCCTCGATCCGGTCTTCCGCCAGTGGTGGCACGAGGCGGAGGACGACGCCGCGCGCCAGCGGGTGGTCGTCGACCAGATCGCGTCGATGACCGAGTCCCGGCTGGAGCGGCTGGCGAAGCGCTCGGCGGACATCGCCGCCTTCATGGGTTAG
- the dnaG gene encoding DNA primase: MAKGRIPESDIQAIRERAPIEEIVGEYVQLKPAGADSMKGLSPFKDEKTPSFHVRPNRGYYHCFSTGKGGDVYSFLMEMEHISFPEAVEAVAETIGYTINYQGGSTGARREEPGTRARLIAANKAAHQFYREQLETPQAQTAREFLLDRGFSQEHIYTFECGYAPEGWDTMTKVLLRKGFDFKELEAAGLSKMGKRGPIDRFHRRLLWPIKDLSGNVIGFGARKLFDDDNLGKYMNTSDTMLYNKSKVLFGLDQAKKHIAAGHQAVVVEGYTDVMAMHAAGVTTAVAACGTAFGAEHMRILRRLMLDDNYFRGELIYTFDGDEAGQKAAMRAFEGEQKFTGQSFVAVAPEGMDPCDMRLARGDAAVRDLVAGRIPMFEFVIQSMLSDYRLDTVEGRLQALRRTVPVVADIRDKVLQNEYARLLAGWVGWPDPDEVLQQVREEARKPKRADRQQRRARRFDDAEQAPAERPALVPPNPRDPRLWPERESLKLALQYPELTGSYFDGLSPDTFTSDAYRQVRDAIAGAGGCTAAPAGVDWIANVAGEMADLAGRSLVSELAVEDIRVESGELSGYTDSVLSRLQEARVGNQIAQLKGQLQRMRPSDDEQAYNSLFADLVALEQARRELNDRAFRGA; encoded by the coding sequence ATGGCAAAGGGACGGATTCCGGAAAGCGACATCCAGGCGATCCGGGAACGTGCCCCGATCGAGGAGATCGTGGGCGAGTACGTTCAGCTCAAACCCGCCGGCGCGGACTCCATGAAGGGACTCTCACCCTTCAAAGACGAGAAGACGCCCTCCTTCCACGTGCGCCCCAACCGCGGCTACTACCACTGCTTCTCCACGGGCAAGGGCGGCGACGTCTACTCCTTCCTCATGGAGATGGAGCACATCTCCTTCCCCGAGGCCGTCGAGGCCGTCGCCGAGACCATCGGCTACACGATCAACTACCAGGGCGGATCCACCGGCGCGCGCCGGGAGGAGCCGGGCACCCGGGCACGGCTGATCGCCGCGAACAAGGCCGCGCACCAGTTCTACCGGGAGCAGCTGGAGACCCCGCAGGCCCAGACCGCCCGCGAGTTCCTGCTCGACCGGGGCTTCTCCCAGGAGCACATCTACACCTTCGAGTGCGGCTACGCCCCCGAGGGCTGGGACACGATGACCAAGGTGCTGCTGCGCAAGGGCTTCGACTTCAAGGAGCTGGAGGCCGCGGGCCTGTCGAAGATGGGCAAGCGCGGTCCCATCGACCGCTTCCACCGCCGTCTGTTGTGGCCCATCAAGGACCTGTCCGGCAACGTCATCGGCTTCGGCGCCCGCAAGCTCTTCGACGACGACAACCTGGGCAAGTACATGAACACCTCGGACACGATGCTCTACAACAAGTCCAAGGTGCTCTTCGGGCTCGACCAGGCGAAAAAGCACATCGCCGCGGGCCACCAGGCCGTGGTGGTCGAGGGCTACACCGACGTCATGGCCATGCACGCCGCCGGCGTGACGACGGCCGTGGCCGCCTGCGGCACCGCCTTCGGCGCCGAGCACATGCGGATCCTGCGCCGCCTGATGCTCGACGACAACTACTTCCGCGGCGAGCTGATCTACACCTTCGACGGCGATGAGGCCGGGCAGAAGGCCGCCATGCGCGCCTTCGAGGGCGAGCAGAAGTTCACCGGCCAGTCCTTCGTGGCCGTGGCGCCCGAGGGCATGGATCCCTGCGACATGCGTCTGGCGCGCGGCGACGCCGCCGTGCGCGACCTGGTGGCCGGTCGCATCCCGATGTTCGAGTTCGTCATCCAGTCCATGCTCTCCGACTACCGGCTCGACACCGTGGAGGGCCGTCTGCAGGCGCTGCGCCGCACCGTGCCCGTGGTGGCCGACATCCGCGACAAGGTCCTGCAGAACGAGTACGCCCGCCTGCTCGCCGGCTGGGTCGGCTGGCCCGACCCGGACGAGGTGCTCCAGCAGGTCCGCGAGGAGGCCCGCAAGCCGAAGAGGGCGGACAGGCAGCAGCGCCGCGCCCGCCGCTTCGACGACGCCGAGCAGGCCCCCGCGGAGCGGCCGGCGCTCGTGCCGCCGAACCCGCGGGACCCGCGCCTGTGGCCCGAGCGCGAGTCGCTGAAGCTGGCGCTGCAGTACCCGGAGCTGACGGGCAGCTACTTCGACGGACTGAGTCCGGACACGTTCACCAGCGACGCCTACCGGCAGGTCCGCGACGCCATCGCCGGCGCCGGCGGCTGCACCGCCGCGCCCGCGGGCGTGGACTGGATCGCCAATGTGGCTGGCGAGATGGCCGACCTGGCGGGCCGTTCGCTGGTCTCCGAGCTGGCGGTCGAGGACATCCGCGTGGAGTCCGGGGAGCTGTCCGGCTACACCGACTCGGTGCTCTCCCGGCTGCAGGAGGCGCGCGTGGGCAACCAGATCGCCCAGCTCAAGGGGCAGCTGCAGCGCATGCGCCCCTCCGATGACGAGCAGGCCTACAACTCACTGTTCGCCGACCTGGTGGCACTGGAGCAGGCCCGCCGTGAGCTCAACGACCGGGCGTTCCGCGGGGCGTAA
- a CDS encoding glycine--tRNA ligase: MAQASVIDTVVNLCKRRGLVFPAGEIYGGTRSAWDYGPLGVELKENIKRQWWRHMVQSRDDVVGVDTSIILPRQVWVTSGHVEVFTDPLVESLHTHKRYRADHLLEAYEEKHGHPPVNGLADINDPETGQPGSWTEPRAFSGLLKTFLGPVDDEEGLHYLRPETAQGIFVNFKNVMTSARMKPPFGIANIGKSFRNEITPGNFIFRTREFEQMEMEFFVKPGEDEDWHQRWIDDRYNWYVNLGIRPENLRLYEHPEEKLSHYSKRTVDVEYAYNFKGTKWGELEGIANRTDYDLRVHSEGSGEDLSYFDQESNERWIPYVIEPAAGLGRAVMAFLIDAYHEDEAPNSKGGVDKRVVLKLDRRLAPVKVAVLPLSKKPELSEPAQKLANGLREFWNVDYDTSGAIGRRYRRQDEIGTPFCVTVDFDTLEDNAVTVRERDTMEQVRVPLNELQGYLAQRLIGC, from the coding sequence ATGGCGCAAGCGTCCGTCATCGATACCGTCGTCAACCTGTGCAAGCGACGAGGTCTGGTCTTCCCGGCGGGTGAGATCTACGGCGGTACCCGCTCGGCCTGGGACTACGGTCCGCTGGGTGTGGAGCTCAAGGAGAACATCAAGCGCCAGTGGTGGCGCCACATGGTGCAGTCGCGGGACGACGTCGTCGGCGTCGACACCTCCATCATCCTGCCGCGCCAGGTGTGGGTGACCTCCGGCCACGTCGAGGTCTTCACCGACCCGCTGGTGGAGTCCCTGCACACCCACAAGCGCTACCGCGCCGACCACCTGCTCGAGGCCTACGAGGAGAAGCACGGCCACCCGCCGGTCAACGGCCTGGCCGACATCAACGATCCGGAGACCGGCCAGCCCGGCTCCTGGACCGAGCCGCGCGCCTTCTCCGGTCTGCTGAAGACCTTCCTGGGTCCGGTGGACGACGAGGAGGGCCTGCACTACCTGCGCCCGGAGACCGCCCAGGGCATCTTCGTCAACTTCAAGAACGTCATGACCTCCGCGCGGATGAAGCCGCCGTTCGGCATCGCCAACATCGGCAAGTCCTTCCGCAACGAGATCACCCCGGGCAACTTCATCTTCCGCACCCGCGAGTTCGAGCAGATGGAGATGGAGTTCTTCGTCAAGCCGGGCGAGGACGAGGACTGGCACCAGCGCTGGATCGACGACCGTTACAACTGGTACGTCAACCTGGGCATCAGGCCCGAGAACCTGCGTCTCTACGAGCACCCGGAGGAGAAGCTGTCGCACTACTCCAAGCGCACCGTCGACGTGGAGTACGCCTACAACTTCAAGGGCACCAAGTGGGGCGAGCTCGAGGGCATCGCCAACCGGACCGACTACGACCTGCGCGTGCACTCCGAGGGCTCCGGCGAGGATCTGTCCTACTTCGACCAGGAGTCGAACGAGCGCTGGATCCCGTACGTCATCGAGCCGGCCGCCGGCCTGGGCCGCGCCGTGATGGCCTTCCTCATCGACGCCTACCACGAGGACGAGGCACCGAACTCCAAGGGCGGGGTGGACAAGCGCGTCGTGCTCAAGCTGGACCGCCGCCTGGCCCCGGTCAAGGTGGCCGTGCTGCCGCTGTCCAAGAAGCCCGAGCTGTCCGAGCCGGCGCAGAAGCTGGCCAACGGCCTGCGCGAGTTCTGGAACGTCGACTACGACACCTCCGGTGCGATCGGGCGCCGCTACCGCCGCCAGGACGAGATCGGCACCCCGTTCTGCGTCACCGTCGACTTCGACACCCTTGAGGACAACGCCGTGACCGTGCGCGAGCGCGACACCATGGAACAGGTCCGCGTGCCGCTCAACGAGCTGCAGGGCTACCTGGCCCAGCGGCTGATCGGCTGCTAG
- a CDS encoding VIT1/CCC1 transporter family protein, producing the protein MVERDTTPSAHPGTHRADAAGQPEQVPAPEAGPEPAPSRSQIRRWRRYLANERAEAAVYRELARNRRGEERDILLHLADSEARHERFWREKLGEYVGMPRRPDLRTRFMGLLAKRFGSVFALALMQTAEARNPYVHDDDAPEQIAADERIHAEVVRGLATRGREKMSGSFRAAVFGANDGLVSNLALVIGVMGSGVSSSYILLAGVSGLLAGALSMAAGEYVSVKSQGELLEASTPHPKAHTLLPQLDVDANELALVYRARGMSLEEAEAKAEEEFTRLGLGQASGSDHWGTGGTERRPNEVVGSGLAAGASSFLFFATGALIPIIPFLFGASPAAGAVVALVLVSVALMFTGGIVGVLSGKPPLSRALRQLAIGLGAAGITYLLGLAFGQVLG; encoded by the coding sequence GTGGTCGAGCGCGACACGACGCCGTCCGCACACCCCGGTACCCACCGTGCCGACGCCGCCGGGCAGCCGGAGCAGGTCCCCGCACCGGAGGCGGGCCCCGAGCCGGCGCCCTCGCGCAGCCAGATCCGGCGCTGGCGCCGCTACCTGGCCAACGAACGGGCCGAGGCCGCCGTGTACCGCGAGCTCGCCCGCAACCGCCGGGGCGAGGAGCGTGATATCCTGCTCCACCTGGCCGATTCGGAGGCCCGCCACGAACGGTTCTGGCGCGAGAAGCTGGGTGAGTACGTGGGCATGCCGCGCCGTCCGGATCTGCGTACCCGCTTCATGGGCCTGCTGGCCAAGCGTTTCGGCTCGGTGTTCGCGCTCGCGCTGATGCAGACCGCCGAGGCACGTAACCCCTACGTCCACGACGATGACGCCCCGGAGCAGATCGCGGCCGACGAGCGAATCCACGCCGAGGTCGTGCGTGGTCTGGCCACCCGCGGCCGGGAGAAGATGTCGGGCAGTTTCCGCGCCGCCGTCTTCGGCGCCAACGACGGGCTGGTGTCCAACCTGGCCCTGGTCATCGGCGTCATGGGCTCCGGGGTGAGTTCCAGCTACATCCTGCTGGCGGGTGTGTCCGGCCTGCTGGCGGGCGCGTTGTCGATGGCGGCGGGGGAGTACGTCTCCGTGAAATCGCAGGGCGAGCTGCTGGAGGCGTCGACCCCGCACCCGAAGGCGCACACCCTGCTGCCGCAGCTCGACGTCGACGCCAACGAACTCGCCCTGGTCTACCGGGCGCGCGGCATGTCTCTCGAGGAGGCCGAGGCCAAGGCGGAGGAGGAGTTCACCCGCCTGGGGCTCGGACAGGCCAGCGGCTCCGACCACTGGGGCACCGGGGGGACCGAGCGGCGCCCGAACGAGGTCGTCGGCAGCGGGCTCGCGGCGGGCGCCTCGAGTTTCCTGTTCTTCGCCACCGGTGCGCTCATCCCGATCATCCCGTTCCTCTTCGGGGCCTCGCCCGCGGCGGGCGCGGTCGTCGCGCTGGTGCTGGTGTCCGTCGCGCTGATGTTCACCGGCGGCATTGTGGGCGTGCTCTCGGGCAAACCGCCCCTGAGCCGGGCGCTGCGCCAGCTGGCCATCGGCCTGGGCGCCGCCGGCATCACCTATCTGCTGGGGCTGGCCTTCGGGCAGGTGCTGGGCTAG
- a CDS encoding ribonuclease domain-containing protein yields the protein MSQSSAPRKRSLAAILGGILLAGVAAWFGLDTDGDPHQTAPVAGGVDTPPAPVVGAYPACELDSLPDQTDLVVDDILTGGPFTYPEKDGTRFGNYEGVLPDEQLGFYREYTVDTPGLSHRGERRIVTGGGTEADPEVWYYSDDHYESFCEIPDAED from the coding sequence ATGTCGCAGTCGTCGGCCCCGAGGAAGAGATCGCTCGCCGCGATCCTCGGTGGCATCCTCCTCGCGGGTGTCGCCGCGTGGTTCGGGCTCGACACTGACGGCGACCCCCACCAGACCGCACCGGTGGCCGGCGGCGTCGATACGCCTCCTGCTCCCGTGGTCGGGGCCTACCCCGCCTGCGAGTTGGATTCCCTGCCCGATCAGACCGACCTCGTCGTGGATGACATTCTCACCGGCGGGCCGTTCACCTATCCGGAGAAGGACGGCACCCGCTTCGGCAACTATGAGGGTGTGCTGCCCGATGAACAGCTGGGTTTCTACCGCGAGTACACGGTGGACACCCCGGGGCTGTCGCACCGCGGTGAGCGCCGCATCGTCACCGGCGGGGGCACCGAGGCCGACCCGGAGGTCTGGTACTACAGCGATGATCACTACGAAAGTTTCTGCGAGATTCCCGATGCTGAAGATTAA
- a CDS encoding YdcF family protein, with product MRIPFPLSVPAVPVALALGPGRVIAHAWRRRPLPPAGAAEAIVVLGTAQYDGRPSKQLTGRLEHALRLWRGGVAGHIYTLGGNLPGDRFTEAGVAKSWLVERGVPAAAVTAVTEGNDTRESYRALLAAHDPGRAVIVTDPNHALRAELLARRAGMDATASPTRTSPTRFPSRAWWLSLMHEVGGLVVVDVSRLAGRGVGDRVEELLRRLQGWLRPSRRNRHRQLRAQKNSQQNR from the coding sequence ATGAGGATCCCTTTTCCCTTGTCCGTACCCGCCGTACCGGTGGCGCTGGCGCTGGGCCCCGGGCGCGTGATCGCCCACGCGTGGCGACGCCGCCCCCTCCCGCCCGCGGGCGCGGCCGAGGCGATCGTCGTGCTCGGCACCGCACAGTACGACGGGCGTCCCTCGAAGCAGCTGACCGGACGGCTGGAGCACGCGCTGCGGCTGTGGCGGGGCGGGGTCGCGGGTCACATCTATACCCTCGGCGGCAATCTGCCCGGCGACCGCTTCACGGAGGCCGGGGTGGCGAAGTCCTGGCTGGTCGAGCGCGGGGTGCCCGCGGCGGCGGTCACGGCGGTGACCGAGGGCAATGACACCCGCGAGTCCTACCGGGCGCTGCTGGCGGCGCACGACCCGGGGCGGGCGGTGATCGTCACCGACCCCAACCACGCCCTGCGCGCAGAATTGCTGGCCCGGCGGGCGGGGATGGACGCCACCGCCTCGCCGACGCGGACGTCGCCGACGCGCTTTCCGTCGCGGGCCTGGTGGCTGTCGCTGATGCACGAGGTCGGCGGCCTGGTGGTCGTCGATGTGTCCCGGCTGGCCGGCCGGGGAGTGGGCGATAGGGTGGAGGAACTGCTGCGCCGGCTCCAGGGGTGGCTGCGGCCCTCGCGGCGCAACCGCCACCGCCAGCTGCGCGCGCAGAAGAACAGCCAGCAGAACCGTTGA